A part of Diprion similis isolate iyDipSimi1 chromosome 12, iyDipSimi1.1, whole genome shotgun sequence genomic DNA contains:
- the LOC124412865 gene encoding sortilin-related receptor-like isoform X2, translating to MAGRATSAFCLFASILQLFLLINFNYGERLGVKQRNLYISDNDGFRHGRSPLIIESGNVLDSETSFGRDRRDVSSNNHNITTKLNWLNDSHQQLMVHWVGEGSNVIICLARDSTPLVRLPIKTNPSAVYISYDYGETFENKTDKFRVSDSKEPSVGYATLDKFYNHPKFNTHCVFADSSNQLIFTTWNNGQDITRQNLPFHPSDISFHEDDPITFLALDKIDPERKLWLTRDFGKTWVVIQEYVKAFFWSSKQPKTLFVERHEPFGVNTVLESKKLFQAERNFEIVMGGIQDFQIKGDCMFATTKSRATSDDNNLDLFISCKNQRFVRARFLSELDRKDYHIVDVSNNRILVAVSHTEYIVNLYVSEIVDHDSIVFRLSLERILTFFPNSTWKDSWLNDVSDEAFTDLYKVEGLRGIYIASQVKETPKAGAIGPEHLASLITYDHGATWNPINAPTVDNDGFTIPCHNDCSLHLSQKFSQLYPATRSVSIMSSKSAPGIIIATGVIGKSLKGHPGVFVSRDAGLTWKQVLKDYYFFNMGDHGGVLVAVKYFKSRGETRHILYSTDEGETWQTYEFNDHMLRVYGLMTEPGENTTVFTMFGSESSRHQWLIVKVDLRKVFDRDCNKDDFKFWSPTSTEQPTMACVLGRKETYQRRAARANCYTGADYDRPVKLDICQCDAKDYQCDIGFIRSTLPYHCIRDKFSHSGFDPYEIPKSCKPGAFYNRTKGYRKIEDDDCSGGLTRNFEPDEIPCPMEEISSEFLLVAQRDHITRIDLKEQRLEVLPLHGLKNVIAIEFDLKNNCLYWADIVNDTIGRQCLKDGTSYPEILVETDLSSIEGMALDWISKVLYFVDGVKMKIELIRVDISTMGRMRRTILDSTKLKKPRGIAVHPMNGYMFWTDWAPGDASVSRANLDGSNVKRLFNDKTVEWPNGITIDHIAERIYWVDAKLDYIGSSDFDGQRFKKILANDERLAHPFAVAVFKDNMYWDDWKQSMIFVADKDHGSGLTNVFGQLVGLMDLKVFAHSVQVGTNKCINSTCSHICLGAPNNEFVCLCPDGMEMNSGNCTCPGGISPYANSTCPRIASTCSANQFSCNNNICIPELWKCDGDNDCGDNSDEVHCKRASCEPNHFACDEDKCIPKYWVCDFDNDCKDKTDELNCRYANCTEAQFKCQNGQCISHRWFCDGESDCENGTDEASCDKLQCEPWQFACKSSKRCIYNSWVCDGDLDCTDGSDEVNCSVSTQTLLPLPHPLFPNYSCSDWMFMCNNKKCVPYWWKCDRVDDCGDNSDEIGCGNFEVSTVLPATTLQTRTCHMYQFQCYNGACIEEAWVCDRYEDCPSGEDELHCEGVTTACRNDQFKCRVDGSCIPLTNICNNVLECPDGSDEIGCNRDLTTAAGSTPCHSGFFPCDQGHCIPKAWFCDGKSDCYDGLDESDCDKNKSRIYQVSQMGVDSKSTNASSLILYWMIPVPNNVTFEFLPSIAKSETNATWTNATSWIETEEYQFNSLQPYTSYNLTVYVKLKNQTTVFPPAVYISAATSIGIPSAPWNITATQRNGTRIEVSWRAPLYPNGPITGYEVFMTPPFPPKSYTQQKTSLIINTSFETDKSYSFWVIAKNKQYESNSSDLVTIVFDGAANIDDIENLSVLATTNSTVSLTWAKRPNVTGYHVTPKGPDPYPALHTTITQQNSLVVKNLAPGVQYTFEVNAFKDTFVGKVVTISATTTGTPLPTVPNLQAQVMKDQGTTVKLSWEPPKDSRKIKWQYAIYYALNMPDLIQEARFTTSNLTTSIRNLEACEVYMFAVGVLGDFGAGPLSSPLQVSTHYNIRAAPKHLSVASENDEIIVRWISSCPRIDEPIVYMVTITEMTHNVVHTVSLTATNETMLHHKFHPMQYGGKYSVTVVTNAKNAVPSQPVIYLAPPILSPHQLTVRTEESGYLIYWQEHDLPTGFANKTKYHYEILISEGESVVNESTALRLNAEEPPYLYKSPIMDICAFAVRLVTENGYQSELSETYIVTKSASATPLMIYTSNVLSFAIPICLLVVALGAALGYFVVRHRRLSNSFTQFANSHYDTRRGQATFPGTADGLDDEDSPVIRGFSDDEPLVIA from the exons ATGGCCGGCCGGGCGACATCGGCGTTTTGTCTCTTCGCGTCGATATTGcagttatttttattgattaacTTCAATTACGGTGAAAGACTTGGTGTCAAGCagagaaatttatatatttcggATAACGATGGTTTTAGGCACGGCAGAAGTCCGTTAATTATCGAGTCTGGTAACGTTCTAGATTCCGAAACATCGTTCGGCCGCGACCGCAGGGATGTTTCGTCTAATAATCACAACATTACAACTAAG CTCAATTGGCTGAATGATTCTCATCAACAACTGATGGTACATTGGGTTGGTGAAGGTTCAAATGTGATAATCTGCCTAGCAAGAGATAGTACTCCATTGGTCCGCTTGCCAATAAAAACCAATCCTAGTGCAGTCTATATCAGCTACGATTATGGAGAAACCTTCGAAAACAAAACTGATAAATTCCGTGTTTCCGATTCCAAAGAGCCAAGTGTTGGATATGCCACCCTGGACAAATTTTACAACCATCCGAAATTCAACACTCAT tgcGTATTTGCAGATAGTTCCAATCAATTGATATTCACTACATGGAATAATGGACAAGATATAACCAGACAAAATTTACCATTTCATCCAAGCGACATATCGTTTCATGAGGATGATCCAATTACATTTCTAGCATTGGACAAAATTGACCCAGAGCGGAAG TTATGGCTTACAAgagattttggaaaaacatGGGTCGTTATCCAAGAGTACGTCAAAGCGTTTTTCTGGTCATCTAAGCAACCAAAGACATTGTTTGTTGAAAGACACGAACCATTTGGTGTTAACACAGTTttagaaagtaaaaaactaTTCCAAGCTGaacgaaactttgaaattgtaaTGGGTGGTATTCAAGACTTTCAAATCAAAGGTGATTGCATGTTTGCAACGACTAAAAGCCGAGCTACAAGTGATGAT AACAATTTGGACTTATTTATTTCATGCAAGAATCAGCGGTTTGTAAGGGCTCGATTCCTTTCTGAACTGGATCGAAAAGACTATCATATTGTGGATGTTTCCAACAATCGTATTTTAGTAGCAGTATCTCATACTGAGTATATAGTCAATCTCTATGTTTCGGAGATAGTAGATCACGACAGCATTGTGTTTAGGTTATCCCTGGAAAGAATTCTAACTTTCTTCCCGAATAGCACCTGGAAGGACAGCTGGCTCAA cgaTGTCTCAGATGAAGCCTTTACTGACTTGTACAAGGTAGAAGGGCTGCGAGGTATTTATATCGCATCCCAAGTAAAAGAAACTCCGAAAGCTGGAGCAATTGGACCTGAGCATCTCGCGTCTTTGATAACTTACGATCATGGTGCAACGTGGAATCCAATTAATGCACCCACTGTTGACAATGATGGATTTACGATCCCATGTCACAACGATTGTTCCTTACATCTCAGCCAGAAGTTTAGTCAGCTTTATCCAGCAACTCGTTCTGTATCTATAATGAGTTCCAAATCGGCACCTGGCATTATAATTGCTACAGGAGTGATTGGAAAAAGTCTGAAGGGCCATCCAGGTGTTTTTGTATCTCGGGATGCCGGGTTGACGTGGAAACAAGTCCTGAaggattattatttcttcaacATGGGAGATCATGGCGGAGTTTTAGTAGCTGTCAAATACTTCAAGTCACGTGGCGAAACTAGACACATTTTATACTCTACAGATGAAGGAGAAACTTGGCAGACCTATGAGTTTAATGATCACATGCTACGAGTTTATGGATTGATGACTGAGCCTGGAGAAAATacaactgtttttacaatgttTGGCTCCGAAAGCTCTCGGCATCAATGGTTAATTGTTAAAGTGGATTTACGGAAAGTATTTGATAGAGATTGCAACAAGGATGATTTCAAGTTTTGGTCTCCAACTAGCACGGAACAACCCACAATGGCCTGTGTACTTGGTCGCAAAGAGACTTATCAGCGAAGGGCTGCCCGTGCTAATTGTTATACTGGAGCCGATTACGACAGACCTGTTAAACTAGATATTTGTCAATGCGATGCCAAGGACTACCAGTGCGATATAGGATTCATTCGCAGCACGCTTCCCTATCATTGCATTCGcgacaaattttcacacaGTGGCTTTGATCCTTACGAGATACCCAAATCTTGTAAGCCAGGTGCATTTTATAACCGAACCAAAGGATATCGAAAAATAGAGGATGACGACTGCTCAGGAGGcttgaccagaaattttgaaCCTGACGAG ATACCATGTCCCATGGAAGAGATTTCTTCTGAATTCTTGTTAGTCGCTCAAAGAGATCATATAACTCGGATCGATCTGAAAGAGCAGCGATTGGAAGTTTTACCCCTACACGGTTTAAAAAACGTAATTGCAATTGaattcgatttaaaaaacaacTGTCTGTACTGGGCTGATATTGTAAACGATACGATTGGAAGACAGTGCCTTAAAGATGGAACAAGCTACCCTGAAATTCTAGTTGAAACGGATCTTAGCTCTATTGAAGGAATGGCACTCGACTGGATCTCCAAAGTTCTCTACTTTGTTGATggtgtgaaaatgaaaatagagtTAATCAGGGTTGATATTTCCACTATGGGAAGAATGAGGCGAACAATTTTAGATTCGACGAAGCTTAAAAAACCCAGAGGCATTGCCGTTCATCCAATGAATGGTTATATGTTTTGGACTGACTGGGCACCAGGAGATGCTTCGGTGTCCCGTGCTAACTTGGATGGTTCAAATGTTAAGCGATTGTTCAATGACAAGACTGTTGAATGGCCAAATGGAATAACAATCGATCACATTGCTGAAAGAATATATTGGGTAGATGCTAAACTCGATTATATTGGTTCGTCCGATTTTGACGGacagagatttaaaaaaatacttgcaAATGACGAACGATTGGCTCATCCTTTCGCAGTGGCTGTCTTCAAAGATAACATGTACTGGGATGACTGGAAACAGTCGATGATATTTGTAGCAGACAAAGATCATGGCTCAGGGTTAACTAATGTATTCGGACAGCTAGTCGGACTGATGGACCTGAAAGTATTTGCGCATAGCGTACAGGTTGGCACTAACAAATGTATCAACAGTACGTGCTCTCACATTTGTCTCGGTGCTCCTAATAATGAATTTGTATGCTTATGCCCAGACGGCATGGAAATGAATTCAGGAAACTGTACTTGTCCCGGTGGGATATCACCTTATGCTAATTCAACATGCCCTCGCATAGCTAGTACTTGTTCCGCAAATCAATTCTCttgcaataacaatatttgtatACCAGAGTTATGGAAATGCGACGGTGATAACGACTGCGGTGATAATTCTGACGAAGTGCACTGTAAACGTGCATCCTGTGAACCGAATCACTTTGCCTGCGATGAAGATAAATGTATTCCAAAGTACTGGGTTTGCGATTTCGATAATGACTGTAAAGACAAGACCGATGAGTTAAATTGTCGTTACGCAAATTGCACAGAAGCACAATTTAAGTGTCAGAATGGCCAATGTATCTCACATCGATGGTTT TGTGATGGAGAAAGTGATTGTGAAAATGGTACTGATGAAGCATCTTGCGATAAACTACAGTGTGAACCTTGGCAATTTGCATGTAAATCGAGTAAGCGATGTATTTACAATTCTTGGGTCTGCGATGGAGATCTGGACTGTACAGATGGCTCGGATGAAGTTAACTGTTCAGTCTCTACTCAAACTCTTCTGCCATTGCCACATCCACTCTTTCCAAACTATTCTTGTAGTGACTGGATGTTCAtgtgtaacaataaaaaatgtgtaccATATTGGTGGAAATGTGATAGGGTCGACGATTGTGGAGATAATTCAGATGAAATTGGATGCGGAAATTTTGAAGTCTCGACAGTACTACCAGCCACTACACTCCAGACACGAACATGCCACATGTATCAATTCCAATGTTACAATGGAGCTTGCATAGAAGAGGCTTGGGTTTGTGATCGATACGAAGACTGTCCATCTGGGGAAGATGAATTGCATTGTGAGGGAGTAACAACTGCTTGCCGTAATGACCAGTTTAAGTGCCGGGTGGATGGCTCATGCATTCCTCTGACAAATATCTGTAATAATGTACTTGAATGTCCTGATGGTAGTGACGAAATAGGGTGCAATCGCGATCTAACCACTGCAGCAGGAAGCACTCCCTGCCATTCTGGTTTTTTCCCTTGCGATCAGGGACACTGTATTCCAAAGGCTTGGTTTTGTGACGGAAAGTCAGATTGCTATGATGGTTTAGATGAAAGTGATTGTGACAAAAACAAATCTAGGATTTATCAAGTCTCTCAAATGGGAGTTGATAGCAAATCTACTAACGCATCCAGCTTGATTTTGTATTGGATGATCCCGGTACCGAACAATGTGACCTTTGAATTCCTACCTTCAATAgcaaaatctgaaacaaacGCTACTTGGACGAACGCCACAAGTTGGATCGAAACGGAAGAATATCAGTTCAACAGTCTTCAGCCTTACACATCATATAATTTAACCGTTTATGTGAAGCTCAAGAATCAAACTACAGTCTTTCCTCCAGCAGTGTATATATCTGCCGCTACGAGTATAGGCATTCCATCTGCACCGTGGAATATTACTGCTACCCAGAGAAATGGAACGCGCATTGAAGTATCTTGGCGTGCACCACTGTATCCAAACGGTCCGATAACTGGTTATGAAGTATTTATGACGCCACCATTCCCTCCAAAATCGTATACACAGCAGAAAACATCACTGATTATTAACACATCATTTGAAACTGATAAATCGTATTCATTTTGGGTTATTGCGAAGAACAAACAATATGAATCAAATTCTTCCGATCTTGTGACTATAGTCTTTGACGGTGCTGCTAATATTGATGATATAGAAAACTTGTCTGTTCTTGCTACAACTAATTCAACCGTCAGTTTGACTTGGGCCAAGAGGCCAAATGTCACTGGATATCATGTTACTCCAAAAGGCCCTGACCCATATCCTGCCTTGCACACAACAATAactcaacaaaattcattagtTGTAAAGAATTTGGCACCAGGAGTTCAATACACATTCGAAGTAAATGCATTCAAAGATACCTTTGTTGGAAAAGTTGTAACAATCAGTGCAACAACAACTGGCACTCCGTTACCTACAGTTCCAAATTTACAAGCACAAGTGATGAAGGATCAAGGAACAACAGTTAAACTTAGCTGGGAACCGCCAAAAGATTCCCGGAAAATAAAGTGGCAGTATGCAATTTATTATGCTCTGAATATGCCAGATTTAATCCAAG AGGCAAGGTTTACTACAAGCAATCTTACAACATCTATTCGTAACTTGGAAGCCTGCGAGGTATACATGTTCGCAGTTGGAGTTTTGGGAGATTTCGGTGCTGGTCCTCTCAGCTCTCCACTTCAGGTGTCTACACACTACAACATCAGAGCAGCGCCAAAACATCTCAGTGTTGCATcagaaaatgacgaaataatTGTGAGATGGATTTCAAGCTGTCCCCGAATAGATGAGCCAATTGTTTACATG GTTACGATCACCGAAATGACGCATAATGTAGTTCATACCGTATCGTTGACGGCTACAAACGAAACTATGTTACATCACAAATTCCATCCCATGCAGTATGGTGGAAAGTACAGTGTGACGGTAGTAACAAATGCTAAAAATGCAGTTCCGAGTCAACCTGTTATTTATTTGGCACCACCAATATTGTCACCGCATCAGTTGACAGTACGGACTGAGGAATCCGGTTATCTTATTTACTGGCAAGAACACGACTTACCAACTGGTTTTGCTAACAAAACGAAGTATCattatgaaatattaatatcagAGGGTGAAAGTGTAGTCAATGAATCTACTGCACTAAGATTAAATGCTGAAGAACCCCCGTACTTATACAAAAGTCCGATAATGGACATCTGTGCCTTTGCTGTGAGGCTGGTCACTGAAAATGGATATCAGAGCGAACTCAGCGAAACTTATATTGTGACAAAATCTGCAT CTGCAACACCATTGATGATATATACGTCAAACGTACTATCGTTTGCCATACCAATCTGTTTGCTGGTTGTTGCTCTGGGAGCAGCCCTGGGATATTTTGTGGTACGACATAGAAGACTGTCGAATAGTTTTACACAATTCGCGAACAGCCATTACGATACGAGACGTGGACAAGCAACGTTTCCTGGCACTGCGGATGGCCTAG ATGATGAAGATAGCCCTGTGATTCGAGGTTTCTCCGATGATGAGCCATTGGTAATAGCATGA